Proteins co-encoded in one Megalops cyprinoides isolate fMegCyp1 chromosome 1, fMegCyp1.pri, whole genome shotgun sequence genomic window:
- the tbata gene encoding protein TBATA, whose amino-acid sequence MDTSDGKPAETLARPACSALSHRDALCNVKKAEDVSFDNPLALADVTKMATRGSPRFGALSHHSFFSRHNPHPNRVTHIQGLNGNPVCMVNDDWYVTTPLLPHPFIKSQLPRTMPGAPAIQDLYRQSSGINSANHSRALLSETWREELKDLAAKVSISAVRNDKKAGPEDRAACRKTQYSAQTGRIIPPCSQAADRRSSHSSRRAPGPRGQPPPPVLYHQELMVLELLCQILQTDSLSQVQQWLLLAGQREKDMVMDLIQKAVDSSMLNTQDQGLQDQGVTPRSCQSLLARAPLTGQHWRKHGLSR is encoded by the exons ATGGACACATCAGACGGAAAACCAGCAGAGACATTAGCACGTCCTGCGTGTTCTGCTCTCAGCCATCGAGATGCCCTCTGTAACGTTAAAAAGGCAGAAGATGTGTCTTTCGACAATCCTCTGGCTTTAGCTGATGTGACCAAAATGGCCACCAGAGGCAGTCCTCGTTTTGGCGCCTTGAGTCACCACTCCTTCTTCTCCCGTCACAACCCTCATCCCAACAGGGTGACACACATTCAAG GTCTGAATGGGAATCCAGTGTGTATGGTTAATGATGACTGGTATGTTACCACCCCGTTATTACCTCACCCATTCATTAAGAGCCAGCTACCCAGAACTATGCCTGGAGCACCTGCGATTCAGGATCTTTATAGGCAAAGCAGTGGAATTAACAGCGCAAACCACAGTAGAG CTCTCTTGTCAGAAACCTGGAGGGAAGAGCTTAAAGATCTGGCTGCAAAAGTCAGCATTTCGGCAGTCAGAAACGACAAAAAAGCT GGGCCAGAAGACAGGGCGGCCTGCAGAAAGACCCAGTACTCGGCTCAAACTGGCCGGATCATTCCTCCCTGCTCGCAGGCTGCAGATAGACGATCTTCCCACTCCTCGCGGAGAGCCCCAGGACCCAGGGGACAACCCCCACCACCAGTCCTTTATCACCAGGAGCTCATG GTGCTGGAACTTCTGTGCCAAATCCTCCAGACTGATTCCTTATCTCAGGTCCAGCAGTGGCTGCTCCTTGCAGGACAGAGAG agaaagacaTGGTGATGGACTTGATCCAGAAAGCGGTGGATAGCAGTATGCTGAACACCCAGGACCAGGGCCTACAAGATCAGGGAGTAACACCTCGCTCATGCCAATCTCTTCTTGCAAGAGCACCCCTCACAGGCCAGCACTGGAGAAAACATGGACTCTCCAGGTAA
- the star2 gene encoding steroidogenic acute regulatory protein, mitochondrial — protein MLPAVVKLCCGISYPHLRSMAGLQRTAMAAIGQEIAHMKKGGQIILPDWTSHMKWPGSMACDETRMEKLKASRQTTLRGEELAYVKQGQEALQMALEIVEDKIGWKIETSEENGDVIYSKILPGARKVFKLEAVLDASPEELHEHLFVKVEDMSQWNPNIKQIKVLKQVGDDTMVTHEVSAETVGNLIGQRDFLSVRHCCKRKSCIYLAGAATHIESFPPQKGFVRAEDGPTCIIIQPTGDNTGKTRFTWLLNMDLKGWLPKSIVNQALPRAQADFTRHLRQHLAERLLSARG, from the exons ATGCTACCAGCAGTTGTGAAGCTCTGCTGTGGAATCTCATACCCGCACCTAAGGAGCATGGCAG GACTGCAACGCACGGCAATGGCGGCTATTGGTCAAGAGATAGCTCATATGAAGAAAGGGGGTCAGATCATCCTACCTGACTGGACAAGCCATATGAAGTGGCCTGGAAGCATGGCTTGTGATG AGACAAGAATGGAAAAGTTAAAGGCGAGCAGGCAAACCACTTTGAGAGGGGAAGAGCTGGCCTACGTGAAGCAAGGGCAGGAGGCATTACAGATGGCCCTGGAGATTGTTGAGGACAAAATTGGATGGAAAATAGAAACTTCAGAG GAAAATGGTGATGTGATCTACAGTAAGATTCTTCCCGGAGCTCGGAAGGTCTTCAAACTGGAAGCTGTTTTAGATGCATCTCCAGAGGAGCTCCACGAGCACTTGTTTGTGAAAGTGGAAGACATGAGTCAGTGGAACCCTAACATCAAACAAATTAAA gtGCTGAAGCAGGTTGGTGATGACACCATGGTTACACATGAGGTCTCAGCCGAGACAGTGGGCAATCTGATCGGCCAGCGGGATTTCCTCAGTGTCAGGCACTGTTGTAAACGGAAGTCCTGTATCTATTTAGCTGGAGCAGCCACACACATAGAGTCCTTCCCACCCCAGAAAGGCTTCGTAAG AGCCGAGGATGGACCAACATGCATTATCATACAGCCAACCGGAGACAACACCGGCAAGACTCGATTCACATGGCTTCTGAACATGGACCTGAAG GGATGGTTACCGAAGTCCATTGTCAATCAAGCGTTGCCACGAGCGCAGGCAGATTTCACCCGGCATCTGCGCCAGCATCTGGCAGAACGGCTGCTGTCAGCGCGGGGCTGA